DNA sequence from the Pseudophryne corroboree isolate aPseCor3 chromosome 6, aPseCor3.hap2, whole genome shotgun sequence genome:
aggggggggggggagagagtccgATTTGTTCGtcctgtctccaagctttgatacatatgcccctatatCTGGTAGCATATGCAAGCTGTATTGGCAATTTCACAGGGACTCTTCAGTGCTCCGTGAAAGACATCCATCTCCATCTGTGGCACTCTAACAGTGACAAAGTGGCATCACATGTACATTAATAGGTTTCTGTGGCTATACTGGAATGAAGCCTCCCTGCAGGAATCAATATGGACTACATGTGGAACCACTCTCCGATAATAGAATCATATTTGAAAGCATAAGAACATAGGCCTCAGGATACAGAGCATTTTTTTAAATTTCACTTATAAGTTAAACTAATTCAGAAGACAGATCAAGTTTCTAAGGCACTACATGTGCAAAAAGCCCCTTGAGATGCAGGAAGCAGTGGCCCTTCAGCAGCAGACAGTCTACTAAACTAGACGATCACAGCTTTATCCCATTTATCAACTCACCACCATAAACCTCTTTGAAAACTGTTGAGACTGGCAATTTAAGGGATCAGTATGTTACTCCACCGCACGGGAGCCCAGTACTAACATCGCCATCTGAAAGATCATAACAGACAGGGGGCAAGTAAGGGATGTTCTACTGTCCCCGCCCACCTAACCCTctctatccgcagcctaacctacccccccgccccccccccccccccgggggtgcctaacccaactCCTCCCACccgcccaaacctaaccctcccccccccactcAGCCTAATTCCAGCATGACCGCATCCCCAACTTATCTAGTGTTCAGCAGCTAGCAACACAATCCTGTGACAGCCTCCTCTATACCCGGCAATGGAGACCAGAGAGTCTGGAGAGGCTTTGCTGGATCCCCTCCAGCTCCAATAACTATGCACAGACATCAGCCAGGCAGACCCCCAGCCCATTACCCTTCACTGGCAGCACAGACATCCTAAAAGGAGGGGGACATCTGCTGTTTTCCAGAATGGCTAGATTTGAGGATTACTGGCTGTACCCATGTGTGCATCACCAGCCTGAGCTACAGTGTAGATCTGCACCAGATGCAGATGTTATGGCTGCAAAGGCTTCAGACTCTCTCTGCCTGGCCAATAACCGTGTTGGAAGTGGGAGTACAGATTCAGAGattctacagtacatacagtagcagCCCATGATGAAATGACAATGCTCATTTAACAATACTGTTTCTCCGTGCCGTAGTTGGCTTCTTACCTAAACGCAAGGCTAGAGAAGTAGTTATTGCGGCAAAGGTGACTCTGCTAAATGCACACTTCTGATTCTTAGAGTTATTTACAGTAATAAGCAGTAATCCTTTAAAAACGTGATGCAGCTATGAGATGCGAGTCAGAGGGCACAGTACAGTCACAGAATAAAATATACTGCCTGGTATACTCTGTTGAGTGGAGCTTTGCCTGGCAGCCATACAAAACTCTACCCCATTAACCTTCTGCAAAGTTATACTTtaggttttgtaaaaaaatgaaatgCTGTGCTAAAAGCCCTGAGCCAGCCAATACAACACATATAACCCCTCATATAGCAAAGACCTAAATCAGACTCTGGTAATGACTCATTGAGCTACCCAGTTTTCTGCTCTATTAGAATTAGACACAGACATTAGCGCTTTAAAAAGACAGTTTATTCAACAGCTCACATTGTGCTTTTTGCAGCTAGATTCTTATGGTGAAACCATACAGCCAAAATAATTCCAGTCACACATGCCACTGCACCAGCTGCAGCTACTGCTCCGACAAGGTCCATTGTAGAATATTCAGACTGAAGATGGCCTAAACACAAGAATTGAGACAAGAAATAATTATGTTGTGCCTAGATTACACCTCAATGTAATATGCATGCTCGGTGTGTAACAATAAGGTATGTTTTACCTTCCAGTTTAAGACCTTTGTCAATAGGAATAAATTTGATTGGTCCATTTGAAGTCACCATGTTCTTTAGAGGTTCCAGATCATGACGTTTATGCATTCTCCCTGAGAAGATAGAGCAATTAGGGTTTTCTCCCCCCTCAGCATAAAAAAGTTCCCCCCAACCACAAACTTGTGCTCATGCATCCAGTAGTAATACTAGTGTAGTAGTCCATTCTTGGAATCCTAGAAACAGTTGCAATTGTACTGTTAAAAGGCATGTATAGATTCCTCCAGGAATAGAGATGTAATACTCACGTTTCCTTGGATTACAGGAAACCATGCAGTTCTCTGTGGCAGATGGGACACAAATGGAAACACTACAGTGAAAGTAGACCTGTGGGaaggttatattttaatacatTTACTGGTTACATCTACACAGGAGAGCTTTACATTTGCACATTTCAGTTTACCAGTCCATTGAGAGGAATTTTGGTGGTCGAGTCTACAAATGTGAAGGTGCTGATGATAAAGCGTTTGTAGTGCGTTGGGAAGAGAACACTTGCTGTAGGGCCTTGAACAGGAACCAGCTGAGTAACGTAGTTGTCACCATTGAAAGGACAActgaaaaacaaaaaacagtaaGGACAACATTTAAGTCACAAGCTAAAGGAGTAGTTGTAGCAGTGTCTGTGCTGCTGGCTTGCTACCTATTCAACAAGATGGGCCACTGGGGGCTGCGAGTGGAATCCACAGAGTTGGTGGCCCAACAGTCATTTAAGATCAGTTGGAGGCTTGGGTCAGTTCTGTGCAGAAGGTGGACCTCCAAGTAGACTGGATCTCTAAGCACTCTAACCACAGGGTAGTCCCCTTCAGAATAATACGACGTATAATCCATATCTGCAAGGCAAGAAGGATAAAACCTTAGGTTATATATGTGGTTCCCCAGATACCGTCCAAACTTTAGTTGGCCAACAATTTAGTAGCAGTTCATAGTGTTCTTTGGTGTGGCACTGAAGCTTTCAGTGCCAGATTAACAAGACAGCACCTAAACAAAATACTTATAATTTTATTATTAGGGGGTCCCACAAACCTGCATCCAACCTTGAACGCCTTCTAAGCAGCGGAGAGGACCAGTTTCCTATAGCAACCAGTCACCTACCTAACTTTTATAGAACATTTAAAAAAGCAGTAGCTATAAGCCGATTGGTTGATATGGGAAGCTTCCCTGCTCTATAGAAGAGTTTCTAAATATCCTCCTTTGTCTCAAAAGAACTCATGAATAGGTAAAACGAAAGTTGGACAGTGTGTGAAGACTTAGAGTCCAATAGACTGACTTGATAGTTATAATCACCTTGGGCTATTGTCATTTCCAGAGATAGTGGTCCAGATGTTGTAACAGGAAGTGGTGGCGGCAGTGTTGATACATGAACCTGTATAGGTACAACACCAGATTGGGAAAAGCTGCAGCGAACAGTCACCCTGGAGAGCACAAATAAAAGGATATACCTATATTTAGCACAGGAATACCAACTTACTGCTTGTGCATGGATCGCAAGGTATATTTTGCTTACCTCATAGTACTGTCTCGTGTTATGGAGTAACCATTCCATGAGACGGTGCTCCTTACAGCTTCAATAGTATTCTCATAGACCATTGCACCATCTGCCCCCTGTGTAGAATCATTTTAACAGTTTACTCTGCTGCAATACACACAGTACATGGCAACATTCAAGTTGCTACAATGTGTCCAACAGcattctgggggagatgtatcaagactcagaaaatggagaagttgcccaaagcagctTCTAATGGTAATTTatgtagcacagtctttgaaattacAGCTAGAAGATCAGTTGCCTCATTCAACTGTTCCCACTATCTctccaaggggcagatgtactagtcttggagagtgatacagtatCAGTCAGCTCTTAGCTGTCCGTTTTCAAACACAGCTGAAAGGGaacagattggctggtactctcaatctccaaggcttgatacgtcTAGTCCTATTGTGCATAGGCAAGTGTCGAGTAGAGACAGATCTGTCCTTGGTATGCAATGCAGAACACTCTGGCCTACGGTTTTTACCTACCTGACTTCCACCTCCACAAGATAAGGGGAACCGGAATACCACAAAGGAGTTACTCTTAGTAACCAGCAGCCCTTGGCAAGAAGAGTCCAAGCCAACCACACTGACAGAGTCCAGGATTAGTGATGGGACAGTCAGATCTTTAGACACCGCAACCACCATGTAGTTGTCACTTGTGCACTGTGTAGTCACTGTGGGGAACAAAGGGCTGCTTATGAACATGGGCATAAGGCTCAAATTGCAACCAATTAACCCAGGACCAAGTCACGAGTCACATAGAATCCTTTAGGCGCTTTATTATGCGGACAATATACTTCTGATTCTAGAGACCATTAGGCTTTAGCCTTCTCTATCCCATGGTCTATGACAGCCATGAGAAGATAACCTGGGAGGGTTACAGCCACAAGGTTGAGAATTATAATTTagatttataggccctacacactggccgataatcctcaaagatatgaacgatctcgttcattattgaacgagataacgttcatatctttgagtgtggagtcaccagcgatgaacgatgcgtggccccggcttgttcatcactggtgcccattcggctgtgcatgcagccccccccccccccccgccgcgttgcccgtatccgctgtcgggcagcttggcggcagatctttaaatgtgtagggccctttagccatGCTTTTACACAGTTATGCCAACAACTTTAGATATGGCATGCAAACAGTACTTACATTTGTTACCATAGTAACAGGGCATTGTAGAATCAGTTGCGGAATAACAGCATCCCACTTCCTCGCAGAGGTCTCCTGATACAGGCCCATTTGCACAGGATAGCCGGTCTGCTTGCACAACAGCAAAACATACACTTGGGCTGGGAGCATCCATGGCTACTGTATGGACAAGAAGAAACATTAGTCTGCTTTTCTCAGCCTTGGAAGTAGAACCAAGGTTTAGGTATTGCTTACTGTCCTTGTATAACCTTTAATGAGCTTGTTACAGCACAGTTTTACACAAGATTGAGATATTTCTGTGGGTGGTCCAATAGTTTGATACTACAACCTCACCAGGAACAAGTGTCTCAGCTTCCTCTTTGACCCTAGAGAACTACATTCTCAGGAAATtcatcccacaaaatggctgcctccatggtagccaacaggaaagaatcatAATAAAGATTGCTGCCAATTGCAGTGTGTAATATATTGCTATTCCATTGTGGTTCATTCTGTGCTGTTCAGTGTGTATCTCCATAGTAAATCTTTATAATCAACGTTTAATACAATATAAAAGGAATAATCTACCATTCTAAGGAAAAGCCAAATGGGCAACACAACGTTAATCGTACAACTCATGAAGGGCAAGTTACCAGGCATAACCGGACACTTCTTTTCCACTTTGTATTGTTTCATAGTTTTGTTTACGATCTCTTCCAGAAGCAGAGTCATCACGTAGTCTCCATCCTGTCAATACAAAAGGTATAATACAGCCTCTCTGCATACAACACAAGTGCTCAGTTATTTAGTAATGGAGTTACTCAGTGAAGGGAGCGTAGCTTGTAGCAGAGAAGCCCATTGTCTTTGTCCCATTAATCCAGAACACATgggtcccccccaaaaaaaaaagaaaaaaaagaagagggATTGCATATACAGTTTCAGAGTTAGGGAACCAAGCCGCAGATTTTAGGAGGCCACATGTCTTCTCAAGCATTAGGTTGTAGACATATTTCCAGTCATATTTGGTTTAGGGCTTTCAAAATAGGTTTGATGTTTATTTGGTCATGATGGTTCTGGAAATCTGAAGGAACCAAGGGGTGAAGTTTATCACCAAGCATTGATAAATATTGTCCCTTCCCTCCACCGCGTACCTGAACAAATGTACATAAGGACCAGTTATCGGGCACATGGGCTCTTGCATGTCCTACACTGACTCATAAGACATAGGGCGGAATGTACTAGATGGAAAATGCGTTAAAACTCCCATTTACCACATTTTCTGGATATACAAACTGTTGGGGAacaccagcttttgctggcatGACCCCAAAGAAACCTATGGGCTTCCCTCCGCAGCACTGGCGTGAGGGATCCCATCAAATCCCTTGCAGCATGCCCCGTCACTCTGCGCATAAATCTGGAAGTCCAGGGCTCGACAGACCGCAAAGGACAGCTATTATCGGAAGAGCCGTCTTTTCCCTTACTAAtcacatatgcaattagcatcgctGTGATAGCAGCCATACCCATTAGTATATCCCGCCCACAGTATGACTAGCCAGTAACACGGGTTTGGCCTTCACAAATACACTTTTGACAATGGAAGTTAACATAGTTCTACCTCGGACGCACGCGTGTTGTAAATTGGAATAAAAGTAATGAGAATTCAGATTAAGGTGCCTGGGGATACAGATAACTTTGGCTTCTAGTCATTCATTACAAGCTCAAGACTATCCCAGTAGTTTTACAGTATGCTTTTAATAGGAATATACGCATGCTAGAGAATTGAATGGCACCGAAGGGGTATCATCTGGCCCTCTGTTTAGAGAGCATttgccacacacacaaaaaaaaaaaaaaaaatatgtttatagtAGTGGAACTCGTGGATCTTCAGTTGATCAAACTGGATTCAGAGTCTCTGcaggatatgtactaagccttggggagagagagagtaccAATCAGATACTTATTTTTCAGTTtccctctccaaagcttagtacatctacccctaaatGCCCCCACACGGCAAGATATAGCAGTCAATCCCATGCAGCGTTATGCACAGGAATGCCGGCATAGCAAGTGGTCAGGCGCCAGATCACCCGCGAGTAGGTACTACCCGATGGAGCATCCAGAGGCCAACCTATGCGTCACCAGTCTACATCTGTGCACATCCCTGGCCAAGAACGGACAGTTTATGGCCGACACCAAAGAATCACCATAGCCATACAGGGACATAGAAACCCTATGGGGTAAAGAGGGCAAAGCCTACATATAAATTGAGTGAAGAAAGCATGGTTGCTCGCTCACATGCACCAGGGAACATTAGGACTACACATCCAAATCACTAGTGTAGTGGAAACTAGGAGTGTGCAAGCTCACCGATGTGACATTAGCCATACACTGTAGCAGGAGTCAGTGGGAGACAGACAGGCCAGCTCTTCAGCCACTTGTCAGGTTCAAAGTCCCTACAGATGTTAACATCAGTTCATCTCATTACTCATGAACGTCAATGAGTCCTTACCTCTTCTGTTACATAGCACCCATCATAAGCAGCACTAATGACCCCAGAGTCACCAAGTCTCTGTCCTACCCAGAAGCCACACGCAGAGTTATTGTCGAGGCTGTGAGGCTCGCCTTGGAAGTCTAAAGGGAAAAAAATAGATATGGATGTTTACCACAGCAGGCTCAGAGGAGTTTTCCTATTTaatggaaacattctggtgttcagTAGAGAACATTTATAGTTGTGATAATGTGAAGAACCTGTTACAGGcagaagtagccaccgacagacttcCCAACATGAACATTCGTTGCTGAATACGTTTGCAACTCACAAGCAGAACATTACTAAGTGTTCTTTGAACAGAACAGCAACAGGCTTGAGTTAGGTGGAAGTGGTC
Encoded proteins:
- the LOC134933463 gene encoding zona pellucida sperm-binding protein 4-like isoform X2, whose protein sequence is MGSLRSGCGFMILVWSCVLQCDTQHLWDSSSHLHCNIGNMELSFPLSVKGVAFSISVLDFQGEPHSLDNNSACGFWVGQRLGDSGVISAAYDGCYVTEEDGDYVMTLLLEEIVNKTMKQYKVEKKCPVMPAMDAPSPSVCFAVVQADRLSCANGPVSGDLCEEVGCCYSATDSTMPCYYGNKLTTQCTSDNYMVVAVSKDLTVPSLILDSVSVVGLDSSCQGLLVTKSNSFVVFRFPLSCGGGSQGADGAMVYENTIEAVRSTVSWNGYSITRDSTMRVTVRCSFSQSGVVPIQVHVSTLPPPLPVTTSGPLSLEMTIAQDMDYTSYYSEGDYPVVRVLRDPVYLEVHLLHRTDPSLQLILNDCWATNSVDSTRSPQWPILLNSCPFNGDNYVTQLVPVQGPTASVLFPTHYKRFIISTFTFVDSTTKIPLNGLVYFHCSVSICVPSATENCMVSCNPRKRRMHKRHDLEPLKNMVTSNGPIKFIPIDKGLKLEGHLQSEYSTMDLVGAVAAAGAVACVTGIILAVWFHHKNLAAKSTM
- the LOC134933463 gene encoding zona pellucida sperm-binding protein 4-like isoform X1 translates to MGSLRSGCGFMILVWSCVLQCDTQHLWDSSSHLHCNIGNMELSFPLSVKGVAFSISVLDFQGEPHSLDNNSACGFWVGQRLGDSGVISAAYDGCYVTEEDGDYVMTLLLEEIVNKTMKQYKVEKKCPVMPVAMDAPSPSVCFAVVQADRLSCANGPVSGDLCEEVGCCYSATDSTMPCYYGNKLTTQCTSDNYMVVAVSKDLTVPSLILDSVSVVGLDSSCQGLLVTKSNSFVVFRFPLSCGGGSQGADGAMVYENTIEAVRSTVSWNGYSITRDSTMRVTVRCSFSQSGVVPIQVHVSTLPPPLPVTTSGPLSLEMTIAQDMDYTSYYSEGDYPVVRVLRDPVYLEVHLLHRTDPSLQLILNDCWATNSVDSTRSPQWPILLNSCPFNGDNYVTQLVPVQGPTASVLFPTHYKRFIISTFTFVDSTTKIPLNGLVYFHCSVSICVPSATENCMVSCNPRKRRMHKRHDLEPLKNMVTSNGPIKFIPIDKGLKLEGHLQSEYSTMDLVGAVAAAGAVACVTGIILAVWFHHKNLAAKSTM